A window of the Rhodoflexus caldus genome harbors these coding sequences:
- a CDS encoding D-alanyl-D-alanine carboxypeptidase/D-alanyl-D-alanine-endopeptidase has translation MMKIAHVGIGLLLIAAACTPRLTTKSMERQAAKNKNYEQSFHGLAVYDIAAEKYLIEYNSRKYFTPASNTKLFTFYAGLQLLGDKIPALRYVQRGDSLIIWGTGDPSQLHPLLKSRAAIDFLQQAQGNIYFSPANFTDERLGLGWAWNDYLYGYQPEKSPMPLYGNYVQFIKKDKQVQIIPAFFASLASPDKELLIPVTRGMEDNLFRYNPTTLKEEETPFYTSAEFTARLLTDTLKKPVRVANITLPDSGQWQTVWGIATDELYRPMLQESDNFFAEHILLLCAGNLRAGSFTLRSDKVINHLLKNQLADLSDKPRWVDGSGLSRYNLFTPRNCVELLQKIYKQVAKDSLGEQRLFSLLPQAGKSGTLRNVKVYPPSVYAKTGSLSNNHNLSGFLITRSGRRLIFSFQNNHFMIPTATIREEMGKILWQLYEQY, from the coding sequence ATTGCCGCAGCCTGTACCCCACGCCTGACCACCAAAAGCATGGAACGGCAAGCCGCGAAAAACAAAAACTACGAGCAAAGTTTTCACGGGCTTGCCGTTTATGACATTGCAGCGGAAAAGTACCTGATTGAGTACAACAGCCGCAAGTACTTTACGCCCGCTTCCAACACCAAACTTTTTACGTTCTATGCAGGTTTACAATTGCTGGGCGATAAAATACCTGCCTTGCGCTACGTACAACGCGGCGACTCGCTCATTATCTGGGGCACCGGAGACCCTTCACAACTCCACCCACTGCTGAAAAGCCGCGCTGCCATAGATTTCCTGCAACAAGCCCAAGGCAATATATACTTCTCCCCTGCCAATTTCACTGATGAGCGTTTGGGGCTTGGATGGGCATGGAACGATTATTTGTACGGCTATCAACCCGAAAAATCCCCCATGCCGCTGTACGGCAACTACGTACAGTTCATCAAAAAAGACAAACAAGTACAAATAATCCCTGCGTTTTTCGCATCCCTTGCCTCCCCCGACAAAGAACTGCTCATTCCCGTTACACGCGGCATGGAAGACAACCTATTCCGCTACAATCCCACAACACTCAAAGAAGAAGAAACGCCTTTCTACACATCGGCCGAGTTCACCGCAAGGCTTTTAACCGATACCTTGAAAAAGCCTGTGCGGGTAGCCAACATTACACTGCCCGATAGCGGACAGTGGCAAACCGTATGGGGCATTGCCACCGATGAGTTGTACCGCCCCATGTTGCAGGAAAGTGATAATTTTTTCGCAGAACACATCCTGTTGCTTTGTGCGGGCAACTTGCGCGCCGGCAGCTTTACGCTCCGCAGCGATAAAGTAATCAATCACCTGCTCAAAAATCAATTAGCCGACCTGAGCGATAAGCCCCGCTGGGTGGACGGCTCCGGGCTTTCGCGCTACAATCTGTTCACACCGCGCAACTGTGTGGAACTGCTGCAAAAAATTTACAAACAAGTAGCCAAGGATTCCCTCGGAGAACAGCGTTTGTTCAGTTTACTGCCGCAGGCAGGCAAAAGCGGCACATTGCGCAATGTAAAAGTCTATCCCCCTTCGGTGTATGCCAAAACAGGTTCTTTGAGCAATAACCACAACCTGAGCGGATTTTTAATCACACGCAGCGGCAGGCGACTGATTTTTTCTTTCCAGAACAACCATTTTATGATACCGACAGCCACCATCCGCGAGGAAATGGGAAAAATACTGTGGCAACTCTATGAGCAATACTGA